Proteins from a genomic interval of Candidatus Desulfofervidus auxilii:
- a CDS encoding conjugal transfer protein TraF — protein sequence MKKIGLFFCFFILCPTMVFAIEFQPIGFESLSMGGAGVASARGSFAVYYNPALLSEPVHGAEFALCVGVGAREVNLVDHIDKLADIDIENTFDLIEREAPGGIASSDVKDKINTIKNELQSIAEKNGLQLMPTVSLGMQIKKFGFGIFGLSEATGYAVIDSKHLDFIVKIDDDYYKYNETTGQYESSNETEYQNSSLQYAIENNLTYLKLAGLAYLEIPIAYAHEFETPFGTLTIGGAVKVMPGWTFDAKIDIDTASEDIDDELSDADKRDTSWGIDLGLLYKPKIPGLKIGLVGKNLNTPKFDTAKGNTYKIKPMVRAGVAYDFWKITFAADVDLTANPTFISNYKCRFIGGGFNFHPFSWFSLRGGIMGNVAEGDEGVIFTAGLGFGLKWFQLDIAGQVSSKKGHFQEHAIPRYTRIQISLVSKWF from the coding sequence ATGAAAAAAATAGGGCTATTTTTTTGTTTTTTTATTTTATGTCCAACAATGGTATTTGCTATTGAGTTTCAGCCTATTGGTTTTGAATCCCTTTCTATGGGTGGAGCAGGTGTAGCTTCTGCTAGAGGAAGCTTTGCTGTTTATTATAATCCTGCACTTTTATCTGAACCAGTGCATGGTGCTGAGTTTGCTCTTTGTGTTGGTGTAGGTGCAAGGGAAGTAAATCTTGTTGATCATATTGATAAACTGGCAGATATAGATATTGAAAATACATTTGATTTAATAGAAAGAGAAGCACCAGGAGGGATAGCATCATCAGATGTAAAAGATAAAATAAATACTATAAAAAATGAATTGCAAAGCATTGCTGAAAAAAATGGTTTGCAACTTATGCCCACTGTTTCATTAGGTATGCAAATAAAGAAATTTGGTTTTGGTATATTTGGTCTCTCAGAGGCTACTGGCTATGCAGTGATTGATTCAAAACATTTGGATTTTATTGTGAAAATAGATGATGATTATTACAAATATAATGAAACAACAGGACAGTATGAATCTTCCAATGAAACAGAGTATCAGAATTCTTCCCTTCAATATGCTATTGAAAATAATCTGACTTATTTAAAACTTGCTGGTCTTGCCTATTTGGAAATACCTATTGCCTATGCTCATGAATTTGAGACTCCTTTTGGCACATTGACTATTGGAGGAGCAGTAAAAGTTATGCCAGGCTGGACATTTGATGCCAAAATAGATATTGATACTGCATCAGAAGATATTGATGATGAACTTAGTGATGCAGATAAAAGAGATACATCTTGGGGTATTGACTTAGGATTACTTTATAAACCAAAAATACCTGGTTTAAAAATAGGTCTTGTAGGGAAAAATCTAAATACACCTAAATTTGATACAGCAAAAGGAAATACTTATAAAATAAAGCCTATGGTAAGAGCTGGTGTTGCTTATGATTTTTGGAAAATTACTTTTGCTGCAGATGTTGATTTAACAGCTAATCCTACATTTATTTCAAACTATAAGTGCAGATTTATTGGAGGAGGTTTCAATTTTCATCCATTTAGCTGGTTTTCTTTAAGAGGTGGTATTATGGGCAATGTAGCAGAAGGAGATGAAGGGGTCATTTTTACTGCTGGATTAGGATTTGGATTAAAGTGGTTTCAGCTTGATATTGCTGGACAAGTTTCAAGTAAAAAAGGACATTTTCAAGAACATGCCATACCGCGATATACTAGAATTCAAATTTCTTTAGTTTCTAAGTGGTTTTAA
- a CDS encoding PaaI family thioesterase, translated as MTLDSSYCFVCGSKNPKSLKIKVFYENGIAKTYYSFPPEYQGWKGFIHGGIIATLLDEIMAYAAGQLGPTMTIHLNITFRQALHPNEKVIVSGWIENKTNRKVETKAEMRRIIDNKIIATAEGVLLFVK; from the coding sequence ATGACCCTGGACAGTTCTTATTGTTTTGTTTGTGGTTCTAAAAATCCTAAAAGTCTTAAAATTAAAGTTTTTTATGAAAATGGTATAGCCAAAACATATTATTCTTTCCCTCCAGAGTATCAAGGTTGGAAAGGTTTCATTCATGGTGGAATTATTGCCACTCTTTTAGATGAAATTATGGCCTATGCTGCTGGACAATTAGGTCCTACTATGACCATCCATTTAAATATTACTTTCCGTCAAGCCCTTCATCCAAATGAAAAAGTTATTGTTTCTGGCTGGATTGAAAATAAAACAAATCGTAAAGTGGAAACAAAGGCTGAGATGAGGCGTATAATAGATAATAAAATTATCGCCACAGCTGAAGGTGTATTGTTATTTGTGAAATAA
- the selD gene encoding selenide, water dikinase SelD, whose amino-acid sequence MNYKLTAKVKASGUAAKLSPGDLAEIMAKLPIQKHPNLLVSYGTYDDAGVYKITEDIALVQTLDFFTPIVDDPYFFGQIAAANALSDVYAMGGKPLTAMNIVCFPAKEVSKDILKEILHGGLDKIHEAGAILVGGHSVEDPEIKYGLSVTGIVHPKRILTNAGAKVGDILILTKPIGIGVIATAIKANLASYEAIKKLINIAATLNDKVAKVMHFFSIHACTDVTGFGLAGHLLEMAIASKKEIEIWAENVPIIPEALEYASMGLIPAGSYANKHFCENLVEINEKIPLPKIDLLFDAQTSGGLIIALPEKEANNCLKRLKEEGIKEANIIGQVLKEHQKGKIKII is encoded by the coding sequence ATGAATTATAAACTTACTGCTAAAGTTAAGGCCTCTGGCTGAGCAGCAAAACTCAGTCCAGGGGACCTGGCTGAAATAATGGCAAAATTACCTATTCAAAAACATCCCAATTTATTAGTAAGTTATGGAACTTATGATGATGCTGGGGTATATAAAATTACAGAAGACATTGCTTTAGTCCAAACATTAGATTTTTTTACACCAATTGTGGATGACCCATATTTTTTTGGTCAGATTGCTGCTGCTAATGCCTTAAGTGATGTTTATGCAATGGGTGGAAAACCCTTAACAGCTATGAATATTGTCTGTTTTCCTGCCAAAGAAGTATCAAAAGATATTCTTAAAGAAATATTGCATGGAGGATTAGATAAAATCCATGAGGCAGGAGCTATTTTGGTTGGTGGACATAGTGTAGAGGACCCAGAAATTAAATATGGACTTTCTGTAACAGGAATAGTTCATCCTAAAAGAATTTTGACTAATGCAGGTGCTAAAGTAGGAGATATATTAATTTTAACAAAGCCAATAGGCATAGGTGTTATTGCTACAGCCATTAAAGCTAATTTAGCTTCTTATGAAGCTATAAAAAAATTAATAAATATTGCTGCTACTTTAAATGATAAAGTAGCTAAAGTAATGCATTTTTTTTCAATACATGCCTGCACAGATGTAACGGGATTTGGCTTAGCTGGTCATTTATTAGAAATGGCTATTGCATCAAAAAAAGAGATTGAAATTTGGGCAGAAAATGTACCTATCATTCCAGAAGCATTAGAATATGCCTCTATGGGACTTATTCCAGCAGGAAGTTATGCTAATAAACATTTTTGTGAAAATTTAGTAGAAATTAATGAAAAAATTCCACTTCCTAAAATAGACCTCCTTTTTGATGCCCAAACTTCAGGTGGACTTATCATTGCATTACCTGAAAAAGAGGCTAATAATTGTTTAAAAAGACTTAAAGAAGAAGGAATAAAAGAAGCAAATATTATTGGGCAAGTATTAAAAGAGCATCAAAAAGGGAAAATTAAAATAATTTGA
- a CDS encoding L,D-transpeptidase family protein has product MFKCIFLFIAFFIPNSLFAAGAYPYHVPNKTVIGVILKHKIKKEETMLDIARRYGLGYQELMLLYPNMDPWLPPAGKTIEIPTQWVLPHFKGKGLVINVAELRLFLFLSDIGLVKTYPVGIGVQEFPTPFGDFKVIEKKKNPIWQIPPSLRKEYGGRFQILPGPENPLGKFWIGLSADGYGIHGTNSPWGIGRLVSHGCIRLYPEDIKELFPFVKIGMPVKIIYEPVKFGFLNKKIYVEVHPDIYHKIVDLFSYGIKKAKTLNLLSRINLNIFLKALKEKKGIPINVTYKTN; this is encoded by the coding sequence ATGTTTAAATGCATTTTTTTATTCATTGCTTTTTTTATCCCAAATTCTTTATTTGCTGCTGGGGCTTATCCTTATCATGTACCAAATAAAACTGTAATAGGTGTTATTCTTAAGCATAAGATAAAAAAAGAAGAAACCATGCTTGATATAGCCAGAAGATATGGACTTGGTTATCAAGAACTAATGTTACTTTATCCTAATATGGATCCTTGGTTACCTCCTGCAGGAAAGACAATTGAAATTCCTACACAATGGGTTTTACCTCATTTTAAAGGAAAAGGTCTTGTTATAAATGTAGCTGAATTAAGGCTTTTTCTCTTTTTATCTGATATAGGTCTTGTTAAAACTTATCCCGTAGGCATAGGGGTTCAAGAATTTCCCACCCCTTTTGGAGACTTTAAAGTAATTGAGAAAAAGAAAAATCCTATATGGCAGATACCTCCTTCTTTACGCAAAGAATATGGAGGTAGATTTCAAATATTGCCTGGTCCTGAAAATCCTCTTGGAAAATTTTGGATAGGGCTTTCAGCAGATGGGTATGGTATTCATGGAACTAATTCACCTTGGGGTATAGGTAGATTAGTCAGTCATGGTTGTATCCGCTTATATCCAGAAGATATAAAAGAACTTTTCCCCTTTGTGAAAATAGGAATGCCTGTAAAAATTATATATGAACCAGTAAAATTTGGTTTTTTAAATAAAAAAATTTATGTAGAGGTACATCCAGATATTTATCATAAAATAGTTGATCTCTTTTCTTATGGGATAAAAAAGGCAAAAACTCTTAATCTTTTATCAAGGATAAATTTAAATATATTTTTAAAAGCCTTAAAAGAAAAAAAAGGTATTCCTATTAATGTAACTTATAAAACTAACTAA
- a CDS encoding haloacid dehalogenase type II — translation MLNFNKFQVLTFDCYGTLIDWETGILNALRPIFLKYGININDNEILKNYAEFESEIEKGSYIKYKEVLKKVLKKFGEKFKFSPSKEELNCLVDSLKHWPPFPDTVSALKKLKEKYKLAIISNIDRDLFAFTQKQLKVEFDWIITSEDIKAYKPSLENFKYAIKEINVPKEKILHIAQSIYHDINPAKKLGLTTILIKRRGFGATPSVFGYPDIEVPDLKTLVSLIFS, via the coding sequence ATGTTAAATTTCAATAAATTTCAAGTTTTAACATTTGATTGTTATGGTACTTTGATAGATTGGGAAACAGGCATTTTAAATGCATTAAGACCTATTTTTTTAAAATATGGAATAAATATAAATGATAATGAAATTCTTAAAAATTATGCTGAATTTGAATCAGAAATAGAAAAAGGTTCATATATCAAATACAAAGAAGTTCTTAAAAAAGTATTGAAAAAATTTGGAGAAAAATTTAAATTTTCACCTTCTAAGGAAGAATTAAATTGTTTAGTTGATTCTTTAAAACATTGGCCACCTTTTCCTGATACAGTTTCTGCTTTAAAAAAGCTGAAAGAAAAATATAAGTTGGCTATTATTTCTAATATAGACAGAGATTTATTTGCTTTTACTCAAAAACAGCTTAAAGTAGAATTTGATTGGATAATTACTTCTGAAGATATAAAAGCATATAAACCATCATTAGAGAATTTTAAGTATGCTATTAAAGAGATAAATGTTCCAAAGGAGAAAATATTACATATTGCTCAAAGCATTTATCATGATATCAATCCTGCTAAAAAATTAGGTTTAACTACTATTTTAATAAAAAGAAGAGGCTTTGGTGCTACACCTTCTGTTTTTGGATATCCAGACATAGAAGTACCAGATTTAAAAACACTGGTATCTTTAATTTTTTCTTGA
- a CDS encoding sulfurtransferase TusA family protein, translated as MGERHILDVCGEVCPIPVVKTKAMLDKMKKGDILEVIVDYPPSKENVKRLAEHEGCKVEIEEGEKIKLIIQKC; from the coding sequence ATGGGAGAAAGACATATACTTGATGTATGTGGAGAAGTTTGCCCTATACCAGTAGTAAAGACAAAAGCCATGCTTGATAAGATGAAAAAAGGTGATATATTGGAAGTAATCGTAGATTATCCACCCTCAAAGGAAAATGTTAAAAGATTGGCAGAGCATGAGGGTTGTAAAGTAGAAATAGAGGAAGGAGAAAAAATTAAACTAATTATTCAAAAATGTTAA
- a CDS encoding YeeE/YedE family protein has translation MSIIYSLFLGFLLGYLGQRARLCFIGGMRDYFLVKDTYLIKGLFSFFFGAFLGFFLFHYIIPFVTLKTFPWFINGASVFIKKWKVIGIEATPNPILPVPGDPISWSPKLIYHLILAFIGGIMVGFFSVLAGGCPFRQHVMAAEGSYSALSYIIGFISGAVIFHKFLVPLIKALK, from the coding sequence ATGTCTATCATTTATAGTTTGTTTTTGGGTTTTTTATTAGGATATTTAGGTCAAAGGGCAAGGCTCTGTTTTATTGGTGGGATGCGAGATTATTTCTTAGTAAAAGATACCTATTTAATTAAAGGGCTTTTTAGCTTTTTCTTTGGAGCATTTTTAGGCTTTTTTCTATTTCATTATATTATTCCCTTTGTCACATTAAAGACATTTCCCTGGTTTATAAATGGAGCAAGTGTATTTATCAAAAAATGGAAAGTCATTGGCATTGAAGCTACACCAAATCCTATCCTGCCTGTACCTGGTGATCCCATCAGTTGGTCACCAAAATTAATTTATCATTTAATTTTAGCCTTTATTGGTGGCATAATGGTTGGTTTTTTCTCTGTTTTAGCAGGAGGTTGCCCTTTTAGACAACATGTTATGGCAGCAGAAGGTAGTTATAGTGCACTTAGCTATATTATTGGCTTTATTTCAGGTGCAGTTATATTTCATAAATTTTTGGTACCATTAATTAAAGCATTAAAATAG
- a CDS encoding YeeE/YedE family protein, which produces MKWTAAKVGFLIGFGAAIGQALFKIFPPPAYGICIACHVRDLTNWVIFKIFPNFYGKFVGAPISAKFPLLTIVGVIIGAFLAAKINKEFQLKTMRIWWQRPETEFFWGMLVCIGALMMGGCPIRTTLKAAYLDITAIFGLISIFIGVILGCKVIKFLVRKNVYHL; this is translated from the coding sequence ATGAAATGGACAGCAGCAAAAGTAGGTTTTTTAATTGGGTTTGGGGCAGCTATTGGTCAAGCATTATTTAAAATCTTTCCACCCCCTGCCTATGGTATTTGTATTGCATGTCATGTAAGAGATTTAACTAATTGGGTTATTTTTAAAATCTTTCCTAATTTTTATGGGAAATTTGTTGGTGCACCGATTTCAGCCAAATTCCCTCTATTAACCATTGTTGGTGTTATAATAGGTGCATTTTTAGCAGCAAAGATTAATAAAGAATTTCAATTAAAAACTATGCGTATTTGGTGGCAAAGACCTGAAACAGAATTTTTTTGGGGCATGCTTGTTTGTATTGGTGCATTGATGATGGGTGGTTGTCCTATTCGTACAACTTTAAAAGCAGCTTATTTAGATATTACAGCTATATTTGGGCTCATTTCAATCTTTATTGGCGTAATATTGGGCTGTAAAGTTATTAAGTTTTTGGTTAGGAAAAATGTCTATCATTTATAG